Part of the Methanobacteriaceae archaeon genome, TTCCCACTAGACCTACTTCAGGAAGATCCAGGCCTTCTCTTAAAAGGTTAACTCCTACCAAACAATCAAACTCGCCCCGGCGTAAATCATCAATAATTTCAATCCGCTCCAAGGTGTCAATTTCAGAGTGAAGGTATCTGACTTTAATACCAATTTTAGCATAGTAATCAGTGAGATCTTCTGCCATTCGTTTAGTTAGAGTGGTTACCAGAATTCTCTGATTCATTTTTATTTTTCTCTGTACTTCGACCAATAAATCATCGACCTGGCCTTTAACCGGCCTTACTATAATTTCCGGATCAACCAGGCCAGTAGGCCTAATAATCTGCTCCACAACATTAAGACTTCTTTCCAGTTCATAGTTAGCTGGTGTGGCTGAGACATAAACAACTTGATTAACAATTTTTTCAAACTCATGAAACTGAAGAGGTCTGTTTTCACGAGCAGAAGGCAGTCTAAATCCATAATCAATCAGAGTATCCTTCCGTGCCTTATCTCCATTATACATCCCCCTAATTTGAGGTGCTGTGACGTGGGATTCATCAATAATTGTTAAAAAATCATCAGGGAAATATTTTAAAAGCGTGTAGGGTATTTCGCCCCATTTTCGATCGCTGAGATGTAAAGTATAGTTTTCAATACCTGAACAATATCCCATTTCCTTTAGCATTTCTATGTCAAATTTAGTGCGTTGTTCTAGCCGCTGTGCTTCAACCAGTTTATTCTGAGAATTTAAAACTATTAAACGTTCTTCTAATTCTTCTTCGATATCTTTCAAAGCAGCTTTCAGTTTATCTTCACCAATAACAAAGTGCTTTGCGGGAAATATCATTGTTCTTTCCAGTTCCTGGATTTTTTTCCCTCTTAATGTATCAATAAGAGATATAGCATCTATATTATCACCAAATAACTCGAGTCGAATTGGTGGTGTTCCATGAACCGGGTTTATTTCAATAACATCTCCTCTTACTCTAAACTGGCCTCTATCAAATTCAATGTCATTTCTTTCATATTGCATATGAATTAAGCGGCTTAATATTTCTTCTCGATCAATTGTATCCCCTATTTCCAGAGAAAGCATGAATTCACCATAGTCTTCCGGAGAACCAATACCATATATACAGGAAACACTGGAAACTACAATAACATCATCTCTAGATAGGAGTGATTGTGTGGCAGAGTGACGCATACGGTCTATTTCATCATTTATTGATGCTTCTTTGTCAATGTAAGTATCTGAACGCGGAACATAGGCTTCTGGCTGGTAATAATCATAATAACTCACAAAGTATTCTACAGCATTATCTGGGAAAAATTCCTTAAATTCTTCATAAAGCTGGGCTGCTAGTGTTTTATTATGTGAAATAACCAGGGTGGGTTTCTGGACATTTTTAATCACATTAGCCATAGTAAATGTTTTACCAGAACCAGTTACTCCTAAAAGAGTTTGATTAGGAAAACCTTTCTTTATTCCATTAGTAATTGATTTTATGGCCTTGGGCTGGTCACCTAGTGGTTTATAGTTAGATACTAACTCGAATCGGTTCATCTCTCTTTTCCTCAGAAAAATCTTACGTTATCTTTAAAATTTAATTCATAATTAATTTCTATTAAATAATCTGACATTATATTCTGAATAAGTTCAATAAGATTATAAAATGCATGAAAATTTAAATAAAAAGTGTTATCGCAATGATAGTAATTTATAATAAAAAAACTGTTAAATAAAAAAACGATGTTAATTTTATATAAACAATGATAGTAATTTATAACATAAAAACTTTCCTCTAATATATAATTTTATTATAGTTTTGGTAAAATTTTAAGATAATTATATAAATATTTAAATTAATTTTAATGAAATTAATAGATTAAAATTTCCTTAGAGAGCATTAGAAAAGTAATAATAAATGCAATAGAGTTTAGAATCCTTTTTAGCAGTTGAAGAACTTTAATAAAGTTTTTATAAATAAAAGGACTACTAGAAGCATATAACTTGTTTATAATCAATATTTATTTATAATCCATCATCTAAATTGAGGTAAAACATTGTCCACACAAGTTGATAATCCCAATGATCTTCCAGATAAAACCGGCGTTTACATAATGAAAGATTCCCGGGACAATGTAATTTATATTGGAAAGTCAGTATCTTTAAAAAAAAGGGTTAAATCATATTTTAAAGAGTATCATGATTCTCTCAAAACAAAAATCATGATGGGCCAGTTCCAAAGCCTGGAATATATCATTACAGATACTGAAAAGGAAGCATTAATATTAGAAGCCAATTTAATAAAAAAATACAGGCCCACATATAATGTTCGATTAAAAGACGATAAGAGATACCCTTATATTAAAATTACACGGGAAAAATTTCCGCGCATATTAATCACTAGAAATATTTCTGGAGATGGTTCTCACTATTTTGGACCATTTACTGATGCCGGCTCAGTTAAAAAAACTGTTAAATTTGTAAAATCTCTTTTTAAAATTCGAGACTGTAAAAGAATGGATGGCCCTTGTCTTAACAGTCAGATAGATCTATGTCATGCACCTTGTGCCGGACAAATTACAAAAGCAGAATATAAAAAACTTATTGATAGTATCGACCTTTTTTTCCAGGGCAGATATTCTAAAGTAATAGAAATGCTAGATGAAGAGATGCATATTGCTGCTAAAAATCAAGAATTCGAAAGAGCGGCAGTTATAAGAGACCAAATTGAATCCATACATGATGTGATGGAACGTCAAAATGTGGCCTTCAACAACAATATTAATCAAGACATCATTGCCGGCTCTTATGATAAAAAAATGGCCTGCATGGTTGTTTTCTCAGTTCGTGAGGGTAAAATTACTGGAAAAGACGATTTTTTAATGGCCGGAGTGGAAAATACACCTCCTGAAGATATTTTATCTGCTTTTATAAAACAGTATTATGCCAACCCTCGATATGTTCCTGGTGAAATCATCTTGCAGTATATAATAAAAGAAGAAAAACTGATTAAAGATTGGCTTTCTGATATAAGGGAAGCTCCGGTGGAAATTATTGTTCCCCATGATGGTGTGAAGTTTAAATTGATACGGATGGCAGCCAAAAATGCAGATATTATAAAAAATCAGAAAAAACAGGTCAAAAATGCTCTTCTAGACCTTAAAAAATATTTAAAACTTCCTAAAATTCCACAAAACATTGAAGGATTTGATGTTTCTAATATCTCTGGAAAGTCAGCTGTCGGATCTATGGTAAGTTTTCAGAATGCTCATCCCAAAAAATCCAGATATAGAAAGTACCGAATGGAAACTCCAGGACCTGATGACTATGGAATGATGAGAGAACTATTAACACGAAGATATGAAAAGCTTTTAAGAGAAAATGAAGACCATCCAGATTTAATTTTAGTTGATGGTGGTAAAGGCCAGTTAAAAATTGCAGTTGAAGTTTTAAAATCTCTTAAATTGAACATGATTCCAGTTATTGGACTTGCAAAGGAATTTGAACATATATTTATTCCCCAAATGAATGAACCAATAATATTACCTCCTAATTCGCAGGCTCTTTTTTTATTGCAAAGAATAAGAGATGAAGCACACCGATTTGCAGTTTCTTACCATCGTAATATCCGATCAAAGGAAATTGATTACTCCCTGTTGGATGAAATTTCAGGAGTGGGGCCAAAAAGAAAAATTAATCTTTTAAGACACTTTGGTGATATTGAATCCATAAAAAAAGCAGAGATTGATGATTTAATGCAGGTGAAAGGTATGAATAAAAAAGTTGCCAAAACAATTTATAATTATTTTAATAATATTTGAAATAATTCATGATTCTAATAAGTATCATGAAGTTCTATTTTATTCTTATTTTTTATATTAATTAATAATCTGGCCATTTTAATCCCTATTTTCCAATTATCAATTAAATGAAATTAAGTGATTTTTTAAATTAAAACAGCCATTTTGCATTTTAAAAATTATTATATAAAACTATTAATATTATTTAGATGAATAAAATAGTATAATGATTTATAATTACATTTAAAAAAAAATAAAGAGTGTTTTTTATTTGTTTAGATAAAAATTTAAGTAAAAAACAACAATAAATAGTATATAATAGTATTATGTAACTATGAAAATTTTTCAAATAGATTATAAATGATAATAAAATTCCTTGATATATATTTCTCATAATAGATTTGTATCATTATGTTAATAAATAATATTAATGGTGGATAAAATGCCGGATACAAAATTACTGGTTGTAGAAGATGAAAGCATTGTGGCCATGGACATTAAACATAGAGCTGAAGGCCTAGGATACACCGTGATGAGCATAGCCTCTTCAGGTGAAGAAGC contains:
- the uvrB gene encoding excinuclease ABC subunit UvrB; amino-acid sequence: MNRFELVSNYKPLGDQPKAIKSITNGIKKGFPNQTLLGVTGSGKTFTMANVIKNVQKPTLVISHNKTLAAQLYEEFKEFFPDNAVEYFVSYYDYYQPEAYVPRSDTYIDKEASINDEIDRMRHSATQSLLSRDDVIVVSSVSCIYGIGSPEDYGEFMLSLEIGDTIDREEILSRLIHMQYERNDIEFDRGQFRVRGDVIEINPVHGTPPIRLELFGDNIDAISLIDTLRGKKIQELERTMIFPAKHFVIGEDKLKAALKDIEEELEERLIVLNSQNKLVEAQRLEQRTKFDIEMLKEMGYCSGIENYTLHLSDRKWGEIPYTLLKYFPDDFLTIIDESHVTAPQIRGMYNGDKARKDTLIDYGFRLPSARENRPLQFHEFEKIVNQVVYVSATPANYELERSLNVVEQIIRPTGLVDPEIIVRPVKGQVDDLLVEVQRKIKMNQRILVTTLTKRMAEDLTDYYAKIGIKVRYLHSEIDTLERIEIIDDLRRGEFDCLVGVNLLREGLDLPEVGLVGILDADKEGFLRSETSLIQTIGRAARNVDGQVLMYADVLTDSVKNAVNITNDRRKVQNAYNKKHGIEPHNTMRSLKEKKEGENLDLKDVSDLEKMPKDELKLLINDLERDMKDAATGLDFEKAAKIRDQLMVLKGVSK
- the uvrC gene encoding excinuclease ABC subunit UvrC; the protein is MSTQVDNPNDLPDKTGVYIMKDSRDNVIYIGKSVSLKKRVKSYFKEYHDSLKTKIMMGQFQSLEYIITDTEKEALILEANLIKKYRPTYNVRLKDDKRYPYIKITREKFPRILITRNISGDGSHYFGPFTDAGSVKKTVKFVKSLFKIRDCKRMDGPCLNSQIDLCHAPCAGQITKAEYKKLIDSIDLFFQGRYSKVIEMLDEEMHIAAKNQEFERAAVIRDQIESIHDVMERQNVAFNNNINQDIIAGSYDKKMACMVVFSVREGKITGKDDFLMAGVENTPPEDILSAFIKQYYANPRYVPGEIILQYIIKEEKLIKDWLSDIREAPVEIIVPHDGVKFKLIRMAAKNADIIKNQKKQVKNALLDLKKYLKLPKIPQNIEGFDVSNISGKSAVGSMVSFQNAHPKKSRYRKYRMETPGPDDYGMMRELLTRRYEKLLRENEDHPDLILVDGGKGQLKIAVEVLKSLKLNMIPVIGLAKEFEHIFIPQMNEPIILPPNSQALFLLQRIRDEAHRFAVSYHRNIRSKEIDYSLLDEISGVGPKRKINLLRHFGDIESIKKAEIDDLMQVKGMNKKVAKTIYNYFNNI